A region of Plantactinospora sp. BC1 DNA encodes the following proteins:
- a CDS encoding ribonuclease J has translation MSQPGIELELPPPLPEGGLRIVPLGGLGAIGRNMTVFEYDGKLLIVDCGVLFPDVEQPGVDLILPDFAPILDRLADVQAIVLTHGHEDHIGAVPYLLAHKPDIPLVGSQFTLALVEAKLAERRIEPYTLTVREGGRERLGPFECEFFAVNHSIPDALAVAIRTPAGLVLHTGDFKMDQLPLDGRITDLAGFARLGAEGVDLLLSDSTNAEIPGFVSSEREIGPVLDSIFAKARGRIIVASFASHVHRVQQVLDSAAEHGRKVAFIGRSMVRNMGIARDLGLLRIEPGLVVGLDEAAALPPDQIVLMSTGSQGEPMSALGRMATGDHRHITVAPGDTVVLASSLVPGNETSVYRVINRLCRAGATVIHKDVAKVHVSGHAPAGELLYLLNVVRPSNLMPVHGEWRHLRAHARLGIESGVAADRVVLCEDGDVVDLVEGHARVVGHVKSRYVYVDGLAVGDVGESLLTERRILGDGGFISATVVVDSVTGKVVGGPTVSAKGFSDDPDAFNPVIPLITEALGRAATEGITDPHQLQQIVRRTVGRWVNDAYRRRPMIVPTVVEV, from the coding sequence ATGAGCCAGCCGGGGATTGAGCTGGAACTGCCGCCGCCGCTGCCCGAGGGCGGGCTGCGGATCGTGCCGCTGGGCGGCCTCGGCGCCATCGGGCGGAACATGACCGTCTTCGAGTACGACGGCAAGCTGCTGATCGTCGACTGCGGGGTGCTCTTCCCCGACGTCGAGCAGCCCGGTGTCGACCTGATCCTGCCGGACTTCGCGCCGATCCTGGACCGGCTCGCCGACGTACAGGCGATCGTGCTCACGCACGGGCACGAGGACCACATCGGCGCCGTGCCCTACCTGCTCGCGCACAAGCCGGACATCCCGCTGGTCGGTTCGCAGTTCACCCTCGCGCTGGTCGAGGCGAAGCTGGCCGAGCGGCGGATCGAGCCGTACACGCTGACGGTGCGGGAGGGGGGTCGGGAGCGGCTCGGCCCGTTCGAGTGCGAGTTCTTCGCGGTCAACCACTCGATCCCGGACGCCCTCGCGGTGGCGATCCGGACCCCGGCCGGCCTGGTGCTGCACACCGGCGACTTCAAGATGGACCAGCTCCCGCTGGACGGCCGGATCACCGACCTGGCCGGCTTCGCCCGGCTCGGTGCGGAAGGCGTCGACCTGCTCCTCTCCGACTCGACCAACGCCGAGATCCCCGGCTTCGTCAGCTCGGAGCGGGAGATCGGCCCGGTACTCGACTCGATCTTCGCCAAGGCGCGCGGCCGGATCATCGTGGCCTCGTTCGCCTCGCACGTGCACCGGGTGCAGCAGGTGCTGGACTCCGCCGCCGAGCACGGCCGCAAGGTCGCCTTCATCGGCCGGTCGATGGTCCGCAACATGGGCATCGCCCGCGATCTCGGGCTGCTGCGCATCGAGCCCGGCCTGGTCGTCGGGCTGGACGAGGCGGCCGCGCTGCCGCCGGACCAGATCGTGCTGATGTCGACCGGGTCGCAGGGCGAGCCGATGAGCGCGCTGGGCCGGATGGCCACCGGCGACCACCGGCACATCACGGTCGCTCCCGGCGACACGGTGGTGCTGGCCAGCTCGCTGGTGCCGGGGAACGAGACCTCGGTCTACCGGGTGATCAACCGGCTCTGCCGGGCCGGTGCCACCGTGATCCACAAGGACGTGGCGAAGGTGCACGTCTCCGGGCACGCCCCGGCCGGCGAACTGCTCTACCTGCTCAACGTGGTCCGGCCGAGCAACCTGATGCCGGTGCACGGCGAGTGGCGGCACCTGCGCGCGCACGCCCGGCTCGGCATCGAGTCCGGGGTCGCCGCCGACCGGGTGGTGCTCTGCGAGGACGGCGACGTCGTGGACCTGGTCGAGGGGCACGCCCGGGTGGTCGGGCACGTCAAGAGCCGGTACGTCTACGTCGACGGTCTCGCCGTCGGTGACGTCGGCGAGTCGCTCCTCACCGAACGGCGGATCCTCGGCGACGGCGGGTTCATCTCGGCGACCGTGGTGGTCGACTCGGTCACCGGCAAGGTGGTCGGCGGTCCCACCGTCTCCGCCAAGGGCTTCTCGGACGACCCGGACGCGTTCAACCCGGTCATTCCGTTGATCACCGAGGCGCTCGGCCGGGCGGCCACCGAGGGGATCACCGATCCGCACCAGTTGCAGCAGATCGTCCGGCGTACGGTCGGCCGCTGGGTGAACGACGCGTACCGGCGCCGCCCGATGATCGTCCCCACCGTGGTCGAGGTCTGA
- the dapA gene encoding 4-hydroxy-tetrahydrodipicolinate synthase: protein MTHHHPANAERAAPRPFGRLLTAMVSPFTADGSLDLDGAARLAAYLVDEQGNDALVVNGTTGESPTTTDAEKERLVRAVVEAVGDRAQVVAGVGTNDTRHTIELAGAAEKAGAHGLLVVTPYYNKPPQAGLVRHFTEVADAATLPVMLYDIPHRSGVAIATETLLRLAEHERIVAVKDAKGDLVASSAVTARTDLAYYSGEDALTLPALAAGAVGLVGTSTHLTGALAKQMIEAYDRGDTAEALALHRRLLPLFTGIFRTQGTILVKAALAARGLPAGPVRPPLVEVTSDEMAQLRADCAAAGLELP from the coding sequence ATGACCCACCACCACCCTGCCAACGCCGAACGGGCGGCACCCCGCCCGTTCGGGCGCCTGCTCACCGCGATGGTGAGCCCGTTCACCGCGGACGGTTCGCTGGATCTCGACGGTGCGGCCCGACTCGCGGCCTACCTGGTGGACGAGCAGGGCAACGACGCGCTGGTCGTGAACGGGACCACGGGTGAGTCGCCGACCACCACGGACGCGGAGAAGGAGCGGCTGGTCCGCGCGGTGGTCGAGGCGGTGGGCGACCGGGCACAGGTCGTCGCCGGGGTCGGCACCAACGACACCAGGCACACCATCGAGCTGGCCGGTGCCGCCGAGAAGGCCGGGGCGCACGGGTTGCTGGTGGTCACTCCCTACTACAACAAGCCGCCGCAGGCCGGGCTGGTCCGGCACTTCACCGAGGTGGCCGACGCCGCCACGCTGCCGGTGATGCTCTACGACATCCCGCACCGCAGCGGAGTGGCGATCGCCACCGAGACCCTGCTGCGACTCGCCGAGCACGAGCGGATCGTCGCGGTGAAGGACGCCAAGGGCGACCTGGTCGCCAGCTCGGCGGTGACCGCCCGGACCGATCTGGCCTACTACTCCGGCGAGGACGCGTTGACGCTGCCCGCCCTGGCGGCCGGCGCGGTCGGCCTGGTCGGCACCTCGACCCACCTGACCGGGGCGCTCGCCAAGCAGATGATCGAGGCGTACGACCGGGGGGACACCGCGGAGGCGCTGGCCCTGCACCGGCGGCTGCTGCCGCTGTTCACCGGGATCTTCCGCACCCAGGGCACCATCCTGGTCAAGGCGGCGCTGGCCGCCCGGGGCCTGCCCGCCGGGCCGGTACGTCCACCGCTGGTCGAGGTCACCTCCGACGAGATGGCACAGTTGCGGGCGGACTGCGCGGCGGCCGGGCTGGAGCTGCCATGA
- the thyX gene encoding FAD-dependent thymidylate synthase: MVVPQVKVIAWTHFEPPEDVPWSTDADGGQALAEFAGRACYQSWRKPNPATATNAGYLAHILESQHLSVLEHGTVTFYFTGVSRSFTHELVRHRHFSYSQLSQRYVPEREAAMVEPSVIAEDAELHKRFVEASEASLRAYNDLLEGLERRFADVENPTLRRKQARQAARAILPNATETRIVVTGNYRAWRHFVAMRATEGADVEIRELAVECLRQLQRVAPNVFGDFTITALPDGTEIATSPYAQLS, translated from the coding sequence ATGGTGGTCCCCCAGGTCAAGGTCATCGCGTGGACGCATTTCGAGCCACCGGAGGACGTACCGTGGTCGACCGACGCGGACGGCGGCCAGGCACTGGCCGAGTTCGCCGGCCGGGCCTGCTACCAGTCGTGGCGCAAGCCCAACCCGGCCACCGCGACCAACGCGGGCTACCTGGCGCACATCCTGGAGAGCCAGCACCTCTCGGTGCTCGAGCACGGCACCGTCACCTTCTACTTCACCGGCGTCTCCCGCTCCTTCACCCACGAGCTGGTGCGGCACCGGCACTTCTCCTACTCCCAGCTCTCCCAGCGGTACGTGCCCGAGCGCGAGGCCGCGATGGTGGAGCCCTCGGTGATCGCCGAGGACGCGGAGCTGCACAAGCGGTTCGTGGAGGCGAGCGAGGCGAGCCTGCGCGCCTACAACGACCTGCTGGAGGGGTTGGAGCGGCGCTTCGCCGACGTGGAGAACCCCACCCTGCGCCGCAAGCAGGCCCGACAGGCCGCCCGGGCGATCCTGCCGAACGCCACCGAGACCCGGATCGTGGTCACCGGCAACTACCGCGCCTGGCGGCACTTCGTGGCGATGCGGGCCACCGAGGGCGCCGACGTCGAGATCCGTGAGCTGGCGGTCGAATGCCTGCGGCAGCTCCAGCGCGTCGCGCCGAACGTCTTCGGCGACTTCACCATCACCGCGCTGCCGGACGGCACCGAGATCGCCACCAGCCCGTACGCCCAGCTGTCCTGA
- a CDS encoding toxin-antitoxin system HicB family antitoxin encodes MDLAPYLAALRRDLTAAAAPGGPEISRAAELLAGSLDISARLCLLEVLADATAEITAKLDGPTVEVRLRAREADLVVHREAPEQQPVTAPPGPPPPPTEAPGDVSRITLRLPETLKDAVERAATAEGISVNAWLVRAVTAAVPGAAPPPTGRTGRASSRRITGWAQA; translated from the coding sequence ATGGATCTGGCTCCCTATCTGGCGGCGCTCCGCCGCGATCTCACCGCCGCCGCCGCGCCCGGCGGCCCCGAGATCAGCCGGGCGGCCGAGCTGCTCGCCGGCTCGCTCGACATCTCGGCCCGGCTCTGCCTGCTGGAGGTGCTCGCCGACGCGACCGCCGAGATCACCGCCAAGCTCGACGGACCGACGGTCGAGGTGCGGCTGCGCGCCCGGGAGGCGGATCTGGTGGTGCACCGGGAGGCACCGGAGCAGCAGCCGGTGACCGCCCCGCCCGGCCCCCCTCCCCCGCCGACCGAAGCCCCCGGTGACGTCAGCCGGATCACGCTCCGGCTGCCGGAGACCCTGAAGGACGCCGTGGAACGGGCGGCCACCGCCGAGGGCATCTCGGTGAACGCCTGGCTGGTGCGGGCGGTCACCGCCGCCGTACCGGGAGCCGCCCCGCCCCCGACCGGCCGGACCGGTCGGGCGTCCAGCCGCCGGATCACCGGCTGGGCCCAGGCCTGA
- a CDS encoding DUF4097 family beta strand repeat-containing protein yields the protein MPEFPRTAPVTVVVDLPAGAFEMVAEERESAVVEVHPYDGSAESREQAARTQVGLDGDVLSVVVPDRAGGLFRLRAGSVRALVRVPLDSSGRIKVASADVRCRGRYADLSVGSASGDVEIEHVTGDADVDTASGDIEVSRVDGRLEVKGASGALVARQVGGALRARLASGDVDVAEAGDAVEIKTASGAVRVGATRQGRIRIGTASGDVGVGVRSGTGVWLDLSTVSGTTRNRLDPGTAPTSAGGPGLSLEVRTVSGDIEVRRAA from the coding sequence ATGCCCGAGTTTCCCCGTACCGCACCGGTCACCGTCGTCGTCGACCTGCCGGCCGGCGCCTTCGAGATGGTCGCCGAGGAGCGCGAGTCGGCCGTCGTCGAGGTACACCCGTACGACGGCAGCGCCGAATCCCGCGAACAGGCTGCGCGCACCCAGGTCGGGCTGGACGGCGACGTGCTGTCGGTGGTCGTACCCGACCGGGCCGGCGGGTTGTTCCGGCTCCGCGCCGGCAGCGTACGTGCGCTGGTCCGGGTACCGCTGGACAGCTCCGGGCGGATCAAGGTCGCCTCCGCCGACGTACGCTGCCGGGGCCGTTACGCCGACCTGAGCGTCGGCTCGGCCTCCGGTGACGTCGAGATCGAGCACGTCACCGGCGACGCCGACGTCGACACGGCGAGCGGCGACATCGAGGTGTCCCGGGTGGACGGCCGGCTGGAGGTCAAGGGAGCCTCCGGGGCGCTCGTCGCCCGACAGGTCGGCGGAGCGCTGCGGGCCCGGCTCGCCTCCGGAGACGTCGACGTCGCCGAGGCCGGTGACGCCGTCGAGATCAAGACCGCCTCCGGCGCCGTACGCGTCGGAGCGACCCGGCAGGGACGGATCCGGATCGGGACCGCCTCCGGTGACGTGGGTGTCGGGGTACGTTCCGGCACCGGGGTCTGGCTCGACCTCAGCACCGTCTCCGGCACCACCCGCAACCGGCTCGACCCGGGCACCGCGCCCACCTCGGCGGGCGGCCCCGGCCTGAGCCTGGAGGTCCGGACGGTGAGCGGCGACATCGAGGTACGCCGGGCGGCCTGA
- a CDS encoding MFS transporter has product MTTGGGVPSGGGVPSGGGVPAVGGGVSAVGGVPVGGSARHGGALGLLCAVQFMVVLDSTVTTVALDAIRLDLVLTESTLQYVVSLYAVTFGGLLVLGGRTGDRLGRRRVFVAGTGLFGLASLACGLAGSAAPLLGARAVQGVGAALVSATGFALLLGLFPDGPARNRALGVWSALGASGAAVGLVLGGVLTELAGWQLVFLVNVPVCALALPLAGRLLPDDRPGVRRDRDPETAGSSSEPATNRRGRSAEPATNRRGRSAGLDLPGAVAVTVGLGLLIHGVTLGQRSGFGAPGTLGTLAGAVALLSAFPLVERRAAAPLVPPRFLRGGPVAAANVAILCLMAVVGSQGFFLVLYLQRVLGHDPVRTGLAMAPAALAAFVGSALAARLAGRWPPRVLAAAGLALVAAGQVSLSRIPVDGSYLRDLFAGLLLFGLGLGSAFVAATVLATTGVPAADRGLVAGLVNTSQQVGLAVGVAVLVAVAVAVTAGEPEPAGAPALVAGYRRGLLLGAFVALAGAVAVLARTGQRSTPSGGGPSRPTMPAENGSR; this is encoded by the coding sequence ATGACGACCGGCGGCGGCGTGCCGAGCGGCGGCGGTGTGCCGAGCGGCGGCGGTGTGCCGGCGGTCGGCGGTGGTGTGTCGGCGGTCGGCGGTGTGCCGGTGGGCGGTTCGGCGCGGCACGGGGGCGCGCTCGGGCTGCTCTGCGCGGTGCAGTTCATGGTCGTGCTGGACAGCACCGTCACCACCGTCGCGCTCGACGCGATCCGGCTGGACCTGGTGCTCACCGAGAGCACCCTCCAGTACGTCGTCTCGCTCTACGCGGTCACCTTCGGCGGGCTGCTCGTGCTCGGCGGGCGTACCGGTGACCGGCTCGGCCGGCGACGGGTTTTCGTCGCCGGCACCGGCCTGTTCGGACTCGCCTCGCTGGCCTGCGGGCTGGCCGGGTCGGCGGCGCCGCTGCTCGGCGCGCGGGCGGTGCAGGGGGTCGGGGCGGCCCTGGTCTCCGCGACCGGCTTCGCGCTGCTGCTCGGACTCTTCCCGGACGGTCCCGCCCGGAACCGGGCGCTCGGGGTCTGGAGCGCCCTCGGCGCGTCCGGCGCCGCCGTCGGGCTGGTCCTCGGCGGCGTGCTGACCGAACTGGCCGGTTGGCAACTGGTCTTCCTGGTCAACGTGCCGGTCTGCGCCCTGGCGCTGCCGCTGGCCGGCCGGCTGCTGCCCGACGACCGCCCGGGTGTGCGTCGCGACCGGGATCCGGAAACCGCCGGTTCCTCGTCCGAGCCGGCGACGAACCGCCGGGGCCGCTCGGCGGAGCCGGCGACGAACCGCCGGGGCCGGTCGGCCGGGCTCGACCTGCCCGGGGCCGTCGCGGTGACGGTCGGCCTGGGACTGCTGATCCACGGCGTGACACTCGGCCAGCGCTCCGGCTTCGGCGCGCCGGGCACGCTCGGCACCCTGGCCGGCGCGGTGGCGCTGCTCAGCGCTTTCCCACTGGTCGAGCGCCGGGCCGCCGCGCCGCTGGTGCCACCGCGGTTCCTCCGGGGCGGCCCGGTCGCCGCCGCGAACGTGGCGATCCTCTGCCTGATGGCGGTGGTCGGCAGCCAGGGGTTCTTCCTGGTGCTCTATCTGCAACGGGTACTCGGGCACGACCCGGTCCGGACCGGGCTGGCGATGGCCCCGGCGGCGCTGGCCGCGTTCGTCGGCAGCGCCCTGGCCGCCCGGCTGGCCGGGCGGTGGCCGCCCCGCGTACTGGCGGCCGCCGGGCTGGCGCTGGTGGCGGCCGGGCAGGTGTCGCTGTCCCGGATTCCGGTCGACGGCTCCTACCTGCGGGACCTGTTCGCCGGACTGCTCCTCTTCGGACTGGGGCTGGGCAGCGCGTTCGTCGCGGCGACGGTGCTGGCCACCACCGGTGTGCCGGCGGCGGACCGGGGACTCGTCGCCGGGTTGGTCAACACCTCGCAGCAGGTCGGGCTGGCGGTCGGGGTGGCCGTGCTGGTCGCCGTGGCCGTCGCGGTGACCGCCGGTGAACCGGAACCGGCGGGCGCCCCGGCGCTGGTGGCGGGTTACCGGCGCGGTCTGTTGCTCGGCGCGTTCGTCGCGCTCGCGGGTGCCGTGGCCGTGCTCGCGCGCACCGGGCAGCGGTCAACCCCCTCCGGCGGCGGACCCAGCCGTCCGACGATGCCGGCCGAGAACGGCAGCCGCTGA
- a CDS encoding LysR substrate-binding domain-containing protein, whose amino-acid sequence MNFELRQLAAFVAVAEELHFGRAAARLHIAQPALSQQILRLEAALGADLLVRQRRRTTLSEAGRLFLVEARRTLHQARVAQTVAERAQRGELGRLRIGYTPTASSQQFLRILGGFQRDAPEVDLSLTELPIGSIAEPLREDVVDVAFVVTLGEFDCAWLGEDITLRQLSREAFLAAVPADHRLAGKPEIDLTDLAAESFAFLARDLCPHWYDMVLEVCRQGGFTPRPVHEAGGVGTQLTLVAAGVGVALVQESARLLRDDGIAYLPIRQTVPQVSSGVAWRADDPSPVLRRFRTALAAD is encoded by the coding sequence ATGAACTTCGAGCTGCGCCAGTTGGCGGCGTTCGTCGCGGTCGCCGAGGAGCTGCACTTCGGCCGGGCCGCCGCCCGGCTGCACATCGCGCAGCCCGCGCTCTCCCAGCAGATCCTCCGGCTGGAGGCCGCGCTCGGGGCGGACCTGCTGGTCCGGCAGCGCCGCCGGACGACACTGAGCGAGGCCGGCCGGCTCTTCCTGGTCGAGGCCCGCCGGACCCTGCACCAGGCCCGGGTGGCGCAGACGGTGGCCGAGCGCGCCCAGCGCGGCGAGTTGGGCCGGCTGCGGATCGGCTACACCCCCACCGCCTCGTCCCAGCAGTTCCTCCGGATCCTCGGCGGTTTCCAGCGGGACGCCCCCGAGGTCGACCTGAGCCTCACCGAGCTGCCGATCGGCTCGATCGCCGAGCCGCTGCGCGAGGACGTCGTCGACGTCGCCTTCGTGGTGACCCTCGGCGAGTTCGACTGCGCCTGGCTGGGCGAGGACATCACGCTGCGGCAGCTCTCCCGGGAGGCGTTCCTGGCGGCGGTACCGGCCGACCACCGGCTGGCCGGCAAGCCGGAGATCGATCTCACCGACCTGGCGGCGGAGTCCTTCGCCTTCCTGGCCCGCGACCTCTGTCCGCACTGGTACGACATGGTGCTGGAGGTCTGCCGGCAGGGCGGCTTCACGCCCCGGCCGGTGCACGAGGCCGGTGGCGTCGGCACCCAGTTGACCCTGGTGGCCGCCGGAGTCGGCGTCGCCCTGGTGCAGGAGTCCGCCCGGCTGCTGCGTGACGACGGGATCGCCTACCTGCCGATCCGCCAGACGGTGCCGCAGGTCAGCTCCGGAGTCGCCTGGCGGGCCGACGACCCGTCTCCGGTGCTCCGCCGGTTCCGCACGGCGCTCGCCGCCGACTGA